A window from Mesorhizobium sp. WSM2240 encodes these proteins:
- a CDS encoding DoxX family protein: MTMTQDMPASGSRSLIATYRNALNLAGRLPFSLVQLAGRVAVAVVFWQSAQTKLASWPVTLQLFAFEYNLPLISPAIAAPLATAAEIAGAALLFFGLFARIGALMLLGVVAVIQVFVFPGHWAEHLMWASLLLLVFARGAGVVSLDHLAASYFRRGA; encoded by the coding sequence ATGACTATGACGCAAGACATGCCCGCAAGCGGCAGCCGCAGCCTTATCGCTACCTACCGCAACGCGCTTAACCTGGCGGGCCGCCTGCCGTTCTCGCTCGTTCAGCTGGCCGGCCGCGTCGCGGTCGCTGTCGTGTTCTGGCAATCGGCACAGACCAAGCTCGCCTCCTGGCCGGTGACGCTGCAGCTTTTCGCTTTCGAATACAATCTGCCGCTGATCAGCCCGGCAATCGCCGCGCCGCTCGCGACCGCCGCCGAAATCGCCGGCGCCGCTCTGCTGTTCTTCGGCCTGTTCGCGCGCATCGGTGCGCTGATGCTTCTCGGCGTTGTCGCCGTGATCCAGGTCTTCGTCTTCCCGGGGCACTGGGCCGAGCATCTCATGTGGGCCTCGCTGCTTCTTCTGGTGTTCGCGCGCGGCGCAGGCGTTGTATCGTTGGATCACCTGGCTGCCAGTTACTTCCGTCGCGGAGCGTGA
- a CDS encoding DUF3307 domain-containing protein: MQMMTLTLAMLLCFQLKHFVADYLLQPGWMLRGKGDLRCAGGYAHAGLHALGSLPAFLIAGQEPAVIVLLSAAEFAVHYATDYTKAGLSARSHAGPNTRAYWALHGADQFVHQLTYVGLIFFAVALPRGF; encoded by the coding sequence ATGCAGATGATGACTTTGACGCTCGCAATGCTTCTATGCTTCCAGCTCAAGCATTTCGTCGCCGACTATCTGCTTCAGCCGGGCTGGATGCTGCGCGGCAAGGGCGATCTGCGCTGCGCCGGCGGCTATGCCCATGCGGGCCTACATGCTTTGGGTTCGCTGCCGGCCTTCCTCATTGCCGGACAGGAGCCCGCTGTGATCGTGCTCCTGTCCGCCGCAGAATTCGCGGTCCACTACGCGACCGACTACACCAAGGCCGGGTTATCGGCGCGGAGCCATGCGGGTCCCAACACGCGCGCATACTGGGCACTTCATGGCGCCGATCAATTCGTGCATCAATTGACCTACGTAGGTCTGATCTTCTTTGCGGTTGCCTTGCCGCGGGGATTTTGA
- a CDS encoding 3-hydroxybutyrate dehydrogenase: MLNVDISESNELALRRPLEGRTAVVTGSTSGIGLGIAQALARNGAAVMLNGFGDPVEIETQRAAIATENDVDVAYDCADMSNADAIRMMVQRAIARFGQIDIVVNNAGIQHVAPIGEFPAAKWDQILAINLSSAFHLIQATFEQMKGRGYGRIVNIASAHGLIASPFKSAYVAAKHGIVGLTKVVALEGAEHGVTSNAICPGYVWTPLVEKQIEDQAKSHNIARDAVIRDVFLKNQPTRRFATVEEMGALTVFLCSDCAASITGTALPVDGGWTAH; this comes from the coding sequence ATGCTCAACGTCGACATATCTGAATCCAACGAACTGGCTCTTCGCCGTCCCCTGGAAGGCCGCACGGCTGTCGTGACCGGCTCGACCAGCGGCATCGGCCTGGGCATCGCGCAGGCTCTCGCCCGGAACGGAGCGGCGGTGATGCTGAACGGCTTCGGCGATCCCGTCGAGATCGAGACGCAGCGCGCGGCGATCGCCACGGAGAACGACGTGGACGTCGCCTATGATTGCGCCGATATGTCGAACGCCGACGCCATCCGCATGATGGTGCAACGCGCCATCGCTCGCTTCGGCCAGATCGATATCGTGGTCAACAATGCCGGTATCCAGCATGTCGCACCGATAGGCGAGTTCCCCGCCGCCAAATGGGACCAGATACTGGCGATCAACCTTTCCTCAGCCTTTCACCTGATCCAGGCGACGTTCGAACAGATGAAGGGCCGCGGCTACGGCCGCATCGTCAACATCGCCTCCGCTCACGGGCTGATTGCGTCGCCCTTCAAGTCGGCCTATGTAGCTGCCAAGCACGGCATCGTCGGCCTGACCAAGGTGGTCGCGCTCGAGGGCGCCGAACACGGCGTCACCTCCAACGCCATATGCCCTGGCTACGTCTGGACACCTCTGGTCGAGAAGCAGATCGAGGACCAGGCCAAGTCTCACAACATCGCCCGCGACGCCGTTATTCGCGACGTGTTCCTGAAGAACCAGCCGACCCGGCGCTTCGCCACCGTGGAGGAGATGGGCGCGCTTACCGTGTTCCTGTGCAGCGACTGCGCCGCATCCATCACCGGAACGGCCTTGCCGGTCGACGGCGGCTGGACCGCCCACTGA
- a CDS encoding NAD(P)/FAD-dependent oxidoreductase, which yields MTVAELDEPQTGAGAEPALRPRVVILGGGFGGLNAALGLRNAPVDVTIVDRRNYHLFQPLLYQVATAGLSPAQIAMPIRRIVAGQKNATVLMEKVEGVDTATQTVLTANRRLPYDYLVIATGARHAYFGHDDWEETAPGLKTIADATEIRARILTAFEKAEVTEDPELRQKLLTFVVVGGGPTGVELAGAIVELARKAIVNDFRKIDSSTARVVLVEADARLLTAFPENLSDSARRQLEKLGAEVRLGAAVTECDEHGVTLSNGQRISSACVLWAAGVMASRAAKWLGVPSDRAGRVVVDDHLHVPGREGVYVIGDTASVKGGDGRPVPGVAPAAKQMGRYVAGLIKARLAGSEVPPFRYADYGNLATIGRKAAVADLGRFRFGGFLAWLLWSFAHLWFLVGFRNRIVVFLDWAWAYATFDRSARLITERRDR from the coding sequence ATGACGGTCGCTGAACTGGACGAGCCGCAAACCGGCGCGGGCGCTGAACCGGCGCTGCGGCCGCGGGTCGTTATTCTTGGCGGCGGCTTCGGCGGCCTCAACGCGGCGCTTGGGCTGCGCAACGCTCCCGTCGACGTCACCATCGTCGACCGCCGGAACTATCATCTGTTTCAGCCGCTGCTCTATCAGGTCGCGACCGCCGGCCTTTCGCCGGCCCAGATAGCCATGCCCATCCGGCGCATCGTCGCCGGCCAGAAGAATGCGACCGTTCTGATGGAGAAGGTGGAAGGCGTCGACACTGCGACGCAGACCGTTCTGACCGCCAACAGGCGCTTGCCATACGATTATCTGGTCATAGCCACTGGCGCGCGACATGCCTATTTCGGCCATGATGACTGGGAAGAGACTGCTCCCGGCCTCAAGACGATCGCCGACGCCACCGAAATCCGCGCCCGCATCCTGACCGCGTTCGAAAAGGCCGAAGTCACCGAAGATCCGGAGCTTCGCCAAAAGCTTCTGACCTTCGTAGTGGTCGGCGGCGGGCCGACCGGCGTCGAACTCGCCGGCGCCATCGTCGAACTTGCACGCAAGGCAATCGTGAACGACTTTCGCAAGATCGATTCCTCCACTGCCCGGGTCGTGCTCGTCGAAGCCGACGCGCGGCTGCTCACCGCGTTTCCGGAGAATCTCTCCGATTCCGCTAGGCGCCAGCTCGAAAAGCTGGGAGCAGAGGTCAGGCTCGGCGCCGCCGTCACAGAATGCGACGAACATGGCGTGACCCTTTCCAACGGACAGCGGATCAGCTCCGCATGCGTCCTCTGGGCCGCGGGCGTCATGGCGTCGCGCGCAGCGAAATGGCTTGGCGTCCCGTCCGACCGTGCCGGCCGCGTCGTCGTCGACGATCATTTGCACGTGCCCGGCCGCGAAGGCGTTTATGTCATCGGCGATACCGCATCCGTAAAGGGAGGGGATGGCCGCCCTGTGCCGGGCGTGGCGCCGGCCGCCAAGCAGATGGGCCGCTATGTGGCCGGCCTGATCAAGGCGCGGCTTGCCGGAAGCGAGGTGCCACCGTTCCGCTATGCAGATTACGGCAATCTCGCCACCATCGGGCGCAAGGCCGCGGTGGCCGATCTCGGCCGCTTCCGGTTCGGCGGCTTCCTCGCCTGGCTGCTTTGGAGCTTCGCGCATCTGTGGTTCCTTGTCGGATTCCGCAACCGCATCGTCGTGTTTCTCGACTGGGCCTGGGCCTATGCAACATTCGACCGCAGCGCGCGCCTCATTACCGAACGCCGCGACCGCTAG
- a CDS encoding DUF2282 domain-containing protein, which yields MIDTKPLIYSAFAAMTTLGASAAFAGPAAQPDFSFEKCYGVVKAGQNDCQTATHSCAGTSTADDQADAWIYVPAGTCGKLAGGSTEPKA from the coding sequence ATGATCGACACCAAACCGCTTATCTATTCCGCCTTCGCGGCAATGACGACGCTCGGCGCGAGCGCCGCCTTCGCAGGCCCGGCCGCCCAGCCCGATTTCTCGTTCGAGAAATGCTACGGCGTCGTCAAAGCCGGCCAGAACGACTGCCAGACGGCGACGCATTCCTGCGCCGGCACCTCTACCGCCGACGACCAGGCGGACGCCTGGATCTACGTGCCGGCCGGCACCTGCGGAAAGCTCGCCGGCGGTTCCACCGAACCCAAGGCCTGA
- a CDS encoding patatin-like phospholipase family protein translates to MNTHADVVKLGAAAAVARPQKTLNLALQGGGAHGAFTWGVLDRLLDEQNLSFEGVVATSAGAMNAAVMAYGLAEGGKKGAQTALANFWRRVSHASSFSPLQPSLFDRVTGTRSLENSPAFLMFDLVTRLMSPYQFNPLNFNPLKSVLEQSIDIEAVRRNRCALKLNICATNVRTGKVKVFSNDELSVDAIIASACLPFLFQAVEIDGEAYWDGGYMGNPAIFPLIYSAETPDVLIVHINPIERAELPHSAIEILNRINEISFNSSLLREMRAIAFVTKLIDSEAGKGLDLKRVYIHGISDDGTMKKLGVASKLNADWGALTELRDKGREKADEWLERHYGQIGEQSTVDVESRYL, encoded by the coding sequence ATGAACACCCACGCCGATGTCGTGAAGCTGGGCGCCGCCGCCGCGGTGGCGCGCCCGCAAAAAACGCTCAACCTTGCTTTGCAGGGCGGCGGCGCCCACGGCGCCTTCACCTGGGGCGTGCTGGATCGTCTGCTCGACGAGCAGAACCTCTCCTTCGAAGGCGTGGTGGCGACCAGCGCCGGCGCCATGAACGCCGCGGTCATGGCCTACGGGCTGGCCGAGGGCGGCAAAAAGGGCGCGCAGACCGCACTTGCCAATTTCTGGCGACGCGTCAGCCATGCGTCCTCCTTCAGCCCGTTGCAGCCGAGCCTGTTCGACCGCGTCACCGGTACGCGTTCACTGGAGAACTCGCCGGCTTTCCTGATGTTCGATCTGGTGACGCGGCTGATGTCGCCCTACCAATTCAATCCGCTGAATTTCAATCCGCTGAAATCGGTGCTGGAGCAGTCGATCGACATCGAAGCGGTGCGCCGCAACCGCTGCGCGCTCAAGCTCAACATCTGCGCCACCAATGTGCGCACCGGCAAGGTCAAGGTGTTCTCGAACGACGAGCTGTCGGTCGACGCGATCATAGCGTCGGCTTGCCTGCCCTTCCTGTTCCAGGCTGTCGAGATAGACGGCGAGGCCTATTGGGACGGCGGCTACATGGGCAATCCGGCAATCTTTCCGCTTATTTATTCGGCCGAGACGCCCGACGTGCTGATCGTTCATATCAATCCGATCGAGCGCGCCGAGCTGCCGCATAGCGCAATCGAGATCCTTAACCGCATCAACGAAATAAGCTTCAACTCCTCGCTGCTGCGCGAGATGCGCGCCATCGCCTTTGTCACCAAGCTGATCGACTCGGAAGCCGGCAAAGGGCTCGACCTCAAGCGCGTCTACATCCACGGAATATCCGACGATGGCACGATGAAGAAGCTCGGCGTCGCCAGCAAACTCAACGCCGACTGGGGCGCCCTGACCGAGCTGCGCGACAAGGGCCGCGAGAAGGCTGACGAATGGCTGGAGCGCCACTACGGCCAGATCGGAGAACAGTCCACCGTCGATGTAGAGAGCCGCTATTTGTAG
- a CDS encoding adenylate/guanylate cyclase domain-containing protein, translating to MTALLLVAVISTAASVHLIWEHTATRNVEKIVASLDAQSADTVRGELTSTLAIVAGTAEIIRSILFQGTIKADDEVKREFLFLSLMREQPAIGWIGFGFPDGRFFGSHAAAGGKIEMVEIGAGTPGMPRPLRRDIYHPIPGDVMFEERIHSETAYVALGAPWYRRAMAAAEPVWSVIDVLPDGFEPSVVVSKRVELYGRYQGVVMVAVSFSNLSKTLRGLQISGHGRAFMLGGDDKVLAASGAPDSLMPAHLADFPRDDALAAAASAAIARTSGKEFRTLADGGEVGPVYVSSFALPFEQWRLLTAIPRSAFAGEIDRNTRRVLLVVVGLVVLAAAAAVLFSNLLFARPIGALAAQLREIERFSLDQVRHVPTFLAELNDFSEALKRMAAGLSAFAKYMPLDVVRPLVAGGLKPAPGGKLVEVTVMFADLPGFTELTERLGPDVQPHLTNFLTLAVEAIHSEGGTVDKFIGDAVMAIWNAPAPVPDHARRACRAALAIRAAMHALPAVSPDHRDIRVRIGINSGIALVGNVGSVERLSYTAIGDTVNLASRLVGVAKEHGAEIVLSDMTVAQAGEGLPLRPLGVANVRGKAVPVLVHTLEFHSDGVGMEPGVTD from the coding sequence ATGACGGCCCTGCTTCTGGTCGCGGTCATTTCCACCGCTGCGTCGGTGCATCTCATCTGGGAGCACACGGCGACGCGCAACGTGGAAAAGATCGTCGCCAGCCTCGACGCGCAGAGCGCCGACACCGTGCGCGGCGAACTGACATCCACGCTCGCCATCGTGGCGGGGACGGCCGAGATTATCCGCTCGATCCTTTTTCAGGGAACGATCAAGGCCGACGACGAAGTAAAGCGCGAATTCCTGTTCCTGTCGCTGATGCGCGAGCAGCCGGCGATCGGCTGGATCGGCTTCGGTTTTCCCGACGGGCGGTTTTTCGGCTCGCACGCTGCAGCCGGCGGCAAGATCGAGATGGTGGAGATCGGGGCCGGAACGCCGGGCATGCCGCGGCCCCTGCGGCGCGACATCTACCACCCGATACCCGGCGACGTGATGTTCGAGGAGCGCATCCACAGCGAGACGGCCTATGTCGCGCTTGGAGCGCCCTGGTATCGCCGGGCGATGGCGGCGGCGGAACCGGTCTGGAGTGTGATCGACGTTCTGCCCGACGGTTTCGAACCCTCGGTCGTCGTGTCCAAACGGGTCGAACTCTACGGCCGGTATCAGGGCGTCGTCATGGTGGCCGTCAGCTTCTCCAATCTGTCGAAAACGCTGCGCGGCCTGCAGATATCCGGCCACGGCCGCGCTTTCATGTTGGGCGGCGACGACAAGGTCCTGGCGGCATCGGGCGCACCGGACAGCCTCATGCCGGCGCATCTCGCCGACTTTCCGCGCGACGACGCGCTGGCGGCCGCGGCGAGCGCGGCGATTGCCCGGACCAGCGGCAAGGAGTTCCGCACGCTGGCCGATGGCGGCGAAGTCGGCCCGGTCTATGTCTCATCCTTCGCGCTTCCCTTCGAGCAGTGGCGGCTCCTCACGGCTATCCCGCGTTCGGCGTTCGCCGGAGAGATCGACCGCAACACGCGTCGCGTGCTGCTCGTCGTTGTCGGCCTGGTCGTGCTGGCGGCGGCGGCGGCGGTGCTGTTTTCGAACCTGCTGTTCGCGCGGCCGATAGGTGCGCTTGCCGCCCAGCTCCGCGAAATCGAGCGGTTCTCGCTCGATCAGGTCCGCCACGTCCCGACATTCCTTGCCGAACTCAACGATTTCTCCGAAGCGCTGAAGCGCATGGCCGCCGGCCTGTCCGCCTTCGCCAAATACATGCCGCTCGATGTCGTCAGGCCGCTCGTCGCCGGCGGATTGAAACCCGCGCCCGGCGGCAAGCTGGTGGAGGTCACCGTCATGTTCGCCGATCTGCCGGGCTTCACCGAGCTCACCGAGCGGCTCGGGCCGGACGTCCAGCCGCATCTCACCAACTTTCTGACGCTTGCTGTCGAGGCCATTCATTCGGAGGGCGGCACCGTAGACAAATTCATCGGCGATGCAGTCATGGCGATCTGGAATGCGCCGGCGCCGGTGCCCGATCATGCTCGTCGGGCATGCCGCGCGGCGTTAGCGATCCGGGCGGCAATGCATGCGCTTCCTGCCGTCTCGCCGGATCACCGCGACATAAGGGTGCGGATCGGCATCAACAGCGGGATCGCGCTCGTCGGAAATGTCGGATCGGTTGAAAGGCTGAGCTACACGGCCATCGGCGACACAGTCAATCTCGCCAGCCGCCTTGTAGGGGTCGCCAAGGAACACGGCGCTGAAATTGTGCTCAGCGACATGACCGTCGCACAGGCGGGCGAAGGATTGCCCTTGCGGCCGCTCGGCGTTGCCAACGTTCGCGGCAAGGCGGTCCCGGTCCTGGTGCACACGCTGGAGTTCCATTCCGATGGAGTCGGAATGGAACCCGGAGTTACCGACTAG
- a CDS encoding DNA-binding domain-containing protein: MSSLERLQNTIAQTVLGRPHSGVSSLVSAGRGNPYRRLRIYENNTRASLTATLIAVFPVTVRMVDERFFRYAASEFIRRDPPSEPRLVRYGADFPNFLRTFEGLAEMPFVAETARLEWAIAEALDAASLPPLTLATLDGDASGAAPELALQPSLRLVISHWPVLSIWSAHQNGASPAMTESWERRAERIALWRQGDTIRFLGLSSAQFSFRYSLKMGLGLEKAVSRSLTHEPMFDVLGALVSLFGDGLVTGIRFNR; the protein is encoded by the coding sequence ATGTCGTCGCTTGAACGCCTGCAGAACACCATCGCACAAACCGTGCTCGGCAGGCCGCATTCCGGCGTTTCGTCGCTGGTCTCCGCCGGACGGGGCAATCCCTACCGCCGGCTTCGAATCTACGAAAACAATACGCGCGCCTCGCTGACAGCGACCCTGATAGCGGTTTTCCCCGTCACGGTGCGGATGGTCGACGAGCGCTTCTTCCGCTACGCGGCGAGCGAATTCATCCGCCGCGATCCGCCGAGCGAGCCGCGGCTGGTCCGCTACGGCGCAGACTTCCCGAATTTTCTGAGGACTTTTGAAGGCCTGGCCGAAATGCCCTTCGTCGCGGAAACGGCGCGGCTGGAATGGGCGATCGCCGAAGCGCTGGACGCGGCGTCGCTGCCACCGCTCACACTTGCTACTCTGGACGGCGATGCTTCAGGGGCTGCCCCGGAACTCGCGCTTCAGCCTTCGCTGCGCCTCGTCATCTCCCACTGGCCGGTGCTGTCCATCTGGTCGGCGCATCAGAACGGCGCCAGCCCGGCTATGACCGAAAGCTGGGAGCGCCGCGCCGAGCGCATCGCGCTTTGGCGGCAGGGCGACACCATCCGCTTCCTCGGCCTCAGCAGCGCGCAGTTCTCCTTCCGCTATTCGCTGAAGATGGGGCTCGGCCTGGAGAAGGCGGTTTCCCGCTCCCTTACCCATGAACCGATGTTCGATGTTCTTGGCGCACTCGTCAGCCTTTTCGGCGACGGTCTGGTGACCGGCATCCGCTTTAACCGCTGA
- a CDS encoding DUF2950 family protein, which yields MGTILHKMLRTLPTAALVAGLAAGPPAPSAAQEQPAQAAADAETGAEDIGIFAFESEDEPPLFDDPAPAIDAFKKALADNDFDGLAKLLGLDAARLKGAEGVMDTFEQIREGAARQLVVADIENGKALQIGDKLWPFPFPLLKGEEDGKWAFDTRAGLEEIVNRRVGENELEAIAAMRAYVEAQKDYAGQDRDGDGVEEFAQKLISTEGTADGLYWPTDDVNGESPAGDLSQAELDDAAQGDGYFGYRFKILAGQGDRIAGGAYDYVINGNMIGGFALIAWPVKYAETGVHTFAVNQHGIIYEADLGPATEAIVRYIDRFNPDESWSVAAD from the coding sequence ATGGGCACGATCCTTCACAAGATGCTGCGTACGCTCCCGACAGCCGCTCTGGTGGCGGGACTTGCGGCAGGGCCGCCTGCACCATCGGCCGCCCAGGAACAACCGGCCCAAGCGGCGGCAGATGCGGAAACAGGGGCCGAAGACATCGGCATCTTCGCCTTCGAGTCCGAGGACGAGCCTCCGCTGTTCGACGATCCGGCTCCAGCGATTGATGCCTTCAAGAAAGCCTTGGCCGACAACGACTTCGACGGTTTGGCAAAGTTGCTCGGCCTCGATGCCGCCAGACTTAAGGGCGCGGAAGGTGTTATGGACACCTTTGAGCAGATACGCGAGGGCGCGGCCAGGCAACTGGTTGTCGCCGACATCGAGAACGGCAAGGCGTTGCAGATCGGCGACAAGCTGTGGCCGTTCCCGTTTCCGCTCCTGAAAGGCGAGGAAGACGGCAAATGGGCCTTCGACACGCGGGCAGGCCTTGAGGAGATCGTCAACCGGCGCGTCGGCGAGAACGAACTGGAGGCTATCGCCGCCATGCGCGCTTATGTCGAGGCGCAGAAGGACTATGCCGGACAGGACCGCGATGGTGACGGGGTCGAGGAATTCGCGCAGAAGCTGATCAGCACCGAAGGCACGGCCGACGGGCTCTACTGGCCGACTGATGACGTCAACGGCGAAAGTCCGGCGGGCGACCTCAGCCAGGCTGAGCTGGACGACGCCGCGCAGGGCGACGGCTATTTTGGCTACCGCTTCAAGATCCTGGCCGGCCAGGGCGACCGGATCGCAGGCGGCGCCTACGACTACGTCATCAACGGCAACATGATCGGCGGCTTCGCACTGATCGCCTGGCCAGTCAAATATGCCGAGACCGGCGTGCACACTTTCGCTGTCAACCAGCACGGCATCATCTATGAAGCCGATCTAGGCCCCGCGACCGAGGCCATCGTCAGATACATAGATCGCTTTAATCCCGACGAGAGCTGGAGCGTTGCCGCCGACTGA
- a CDS encoding DUF692 domain-containing protein, protein MPNKLPNLPIPQAAGIGLRSAHIAEMLSRRPSAGWLEVHAENYMGDSAAVSALEKLRQIYPLSVHGVGLSLGSAAGVDRAHLQRLRGVCERFEPDLVSEHLAWSVADGAYLNDLLPLCYDEAALAIVAANVDLIQETLQRRILIENLSAYIEFSGSTMSEAEFLAELVKRTGCGLLLDVNNVYVSAHNIGFDAAQFIDVLPADAIGEIHLAGHAVNDVGDDIVLIDDHGSRVPPAVWALYAGAIEKFGPRPTLIEWDTEVPALDVLLGEAMWADMLAASIAFGKRQETESSAAPRRAPGIILPFERDPLQRGMPVLAAFEAVKPVRPSTHHASGRTRHVVA, encoded by the coding sequence ATGCCCAACAAGCTTCCTAACCTTCCGATCCCGCAGGCCGCGGGCATCGGTCTTCGCTCGGCGCATATCGCCGAAATGCTGAGCCGCCGTCCGTCGGCGGGTTGGCTGGAGGTGCACGCCGAAAACTACATGGGCGATTCCGCCGCGGTTTCGGCGCTGGAGAAGCTGCGCCAGATCTATCCGCTGTCGGTGCATGGCGTCGGCCTGTCGCTCGGCAGCGCCGCAGGCGTAGACCGCGCGCATCTCCAACGGCTGCGCGGGGTCTGCGAACGTTTCGAACCCGATCTCGTATCCGAGCACCTTGCCTGGAGCGTCGCCGACGGCGCCTACCTCAACGACCTTTTGCCGCTGTGCTACGATGAAGCGGCGCTGGCGATCGTCGCCGCCAACGTCGATCTCATTCAGGAGACGCTTCAGCGCCGCATCCTGATAGAAAACCTTTCCGCCTACATCGAATTCAGCGGATCGACGATGAGCGAGGCCGAGTTCCTCGCCGAGCTCGTCAAGCGCACCGGCTGCGGTCTGCTGCTCGACGTGAACAACGTCTACGTTTCCGCACACAATATTGGCTTTGACGCCGCTCAATTCATCGACGTGCTGCCCGCGGACGCCATCGGCGAGATCCATCTGGCCGGCCACGCCGTCAACGACGTCGGCGACGACATCGTTCTGATCGATGATCACGGATCGCGCGTTCCGCCCGCGGTCTGGGCGCTCTATGCCGGCGCTATAGAGAAGTTCGGCCCGCGTCCGACACTTATTGAATGGGATACGGAGGTCCCCGCGCTCGACGTGCTTCTGGGCGAGGCGATGTGGGCGGATATGCTCGCTGCTTCGATCGCTTTCGGCAAGCGCCAGGAAACCGAAAGCTCGGCGGCCCCGCGCCGCGCTCCCGGCATCATCCTGCCCTTCGAGCGCGATCCCTTGCAGCGCGGCATGCCTGTGCTCGCCGCATTCGAGGCGGTGAAGCCCGTGCGCCCGTCCACGCACCATGCATCTGGGAGGACCCGCCATGTCGTCGCTTGA
- a CDS encoding LysR family transcriptional regulator, translating into MDIHHIRYFLAVCETRNFTRAAEKCNVTQPALSRAVQQLEDEVGGLLFRRERNLTHITDLGALLRPRFQQILDELTGVRQEASRFLCLKDAHLKVGIMCTIGPRRFTGLLTDFNMRHKGIQLQLVEGVPGRLSQLLEAGEIDVAIMSSSDSFPERFDVTSLFRERFMLAFPTGHRLTQHDVVPITAIDGEIYLRRVNCEYWDHLSEICTSKGVRLRISYSSEREDWIQNMVAGGLGICFLPEYTAVIPGLQIRPVSEPDVTRDVCLVTVAGRRFSPAVSTFVGAVKSYGWAEGGSIASPRRSAA; encoded by the coding sequence ATGGACATTCATCACATCCGATACTTCCTCGCCGTCTGTGAAACACGCAATTTCACGCGCGCCGCGGAGAAGTGCAACGTCACCCAGCCGGCGCTGAGCCGCGCTGTACAGCAACTCGAGGACGAGGTCGGCGGTCTCCTGTTCCGGCGTGAGCGCAACCTCACCCACATCACCGACCTCGGGGCACTGCTCAGGCCGCGCTTCCAGCAGATACTCGATGAGCTGACCGGAGTGCGCCAGGAGGCGTCGCGCTTCCTCTGCTTGAAGGATGCGCATTTGAAGGTCGGCATCATGTGCACGATCGGTCCGCGCCGCTTCACCGGCCTGCTCACCGATTTCAATATGCGCCACAAGGGCATCCAGCTCCAGCTCGTGGAAGGCGTACCCGGCCGACTCTCGCAATTGCTAGAAGCCGGCGAGATCGACGTCGCGATCATGTCTTCCAGCGACAGCTTCCCGGAACGTTTCGACGTCACCTCGCTGTTTCGCGAGCGCTTCATGCTGGCCTTCCCGACTGGCCACAGGCTGACCCAGCACGATGTCGTGCCGATCACCGCGATCGACGGCGAGATCTATCTCAGGCGGGTCAATTGCGAATACTGGGATCACCTGTCGGAGATATGCACATCCAAGGGCGTACGGCTGCGCATCTCCTATTCAAGCGAGCGCGAGGACTGGATCCAGAACATGGTCGCCGGCGGGCTCGGCATCTGCTTCCTGCCCGAATACACGGCCGTCATACCGGGCCTGCAGATACGTCCGGTATCCGAGCCGGACGTTACGCGCGACGTGTGCCTGGTCACCGTCGCTGGCCGCCGCTTCTCGCCGGCGGTGTCGACCTTCGTCGGAGCTGTCAAATCCTATGGCTGGGCTGAAGGCGGATCGATCGCATCCCCACGTCGCAGTGCGGCGTGA
- a CDS encoding tyrosine-type recombinase/integrase: MGHSNFDDASRERGAWNAGKKVGTKRPLTQKQIWAVRFFLDRERRIRDRALFDLAIDSKLRGCDLVKIRIRQLVAGPEIRTRAIVVQQKTGRPVQFEITSDVRASLLAWLERRGGTVDNYAFPSRVDHAHHISTRQYARLVDEWVIAFGLRPEVYGTHSLRRTKASMIYKATGNLRAVQILLGHSKIENTVRYLGVDVEDALLLAERTEI, encoded by the coding sequence ATGGGCCATTCAAATTTCGATGACGCTAGCCGAGAACGCGGCGCCTGGAACGCTGGAAAGAAGGTGGGAACGAAGCGGCCGCTCACACAAAAGCAAATCTGGGCCGTTCGCTTCTTCCTCGATCGAGAGCGACGCATTCGTGACCGTGCATTGTTCGACCTTGCGATCGACAGCAAGCTTCGCGGCTGCGACCTGGTCAAGATCAGGATTCGGCAACTGGTCGCCGGGCCGGAAATCAGAACCCGTGCGATCGTAGTTCAGCAAAAGACGGGTCGTCCGGTCCAGTTCGAGATCACCAGCGACGTGAGAGCCAGCCTTTTAGCCTGGCTCGAACGGCGAGGCGGCACGGTCGACAACTATGCATTCCCCAGCCGGGTCGATCACGCCCACCACATCAGCACGAGGCAGTACGCCCGCTTGGTTGACGAATGGGTGATCGCGTTTGGCCTGCGTCCGGAGGTATATGGCACTCACTCACTTCGTCGCACGAAAGCATCAATGATCTACAAGGCGACGGGAAACCTCCGCGCTGTTCAGATCCTGCTCGGCCACTCCAAGATCGAAAACACCGTTCGGTATCTTGGTGTCGATGTCGAGGATGCGCTGCTCTTAGCTGAGCGGACTGAAATCTGA